One segment of Anguilla anguilla isolate fAngAng1 chromosome 1, fAngAng1.pri, whole genome shotgun sequence DNA contains the following:
- the LOC118207889 gene encoding glutaminyl-peptide cyclotransferase — MEHCIEMVERRRSSTVFFVYIVGICVTLIGRINGQTDKVLWTQEKLSHKPSTLTTDDITRVLSQTDLERMWQTDLKPMLVTRYPSSAGSLSVQQHIRSMLGALKAGWEVEEDRFQSHTPYGPLTFTNIVATLNPSAKRRLVLACHYDSKYYPPQWHGREFVAATDSAVPCAMMLELARTLDQELKTLKGSEPDLTLQLLFFDGEEALFQWSSTDSLYGSRHLAQKMENTPHPPGATDTNQLHGIDLFVLLDLIGAPTPRFGNHFSNTATWLSRLQNIERRLHTMGQLEEHPNEVQYFWPNLPVHPVVDDHKPFLNRGVRILHLIPTPFPSVWHTFDDNEQNLDRTSIQNLNKIMQVFVLEYLGK; from the exons ATGGAGCATTGCATCGAGATGGTTGAACGACGCAGAAGCTCGACTGTGTTCTTCGTCTATATCGTGGGCATTTGTGTAACACTCATCGGTCGGATCAATGGACAAACAGACAAGGTCCTGTGGACGCAAGAGAAG TTATCCCACAAGCCCAGCACCCTGAccactgatgacatcacccgTGTGCTGTCCCAGACGGACCTGGAGCGCATGTGGCAGACGGACCTGAAGCCCATGCTGGTGACCCGTTACCCGAGCTCCGCTGGGAGTCTGTCCGTGCAGCAG CACATCCGGAGCATGCTGGGGGCCCTAAAGGCAGgctgggaggtggaggaggaccGCTTCCAGTCCCACACCCCCTACGGCCCGCTGACCTTCACCAACATCGTCGCCACCCTCAACCCCTCGGCCAAGCGCCGCCTGGTGCTGGCCTGCCACTACGACTCCAAGTACTACCCGCCGCAGTGGCACGGGCGGGAGTTCGTCGCCGCCACCGACTCGGCTGTGCCCTGCGCCATGATGCTGGAGCTGGCGCGCACCCTGGACCAGGAACTCAAGACCCTCAAG GGCTCTGAGCCAGACCTGACGCTGCAGCTGCTGTTTTTCGACGGAGAggaggcactgttccagtggaGCTCCACGGACTCTCTGTACGGCTCCCGCCACCTGGCGCAGAAGATGGAGAACACCCCGCACCCGCCTGGTGCCACCGACACCAACCAGCTGCACGGCATT GATCTGTTTGTTCTGCTGGATCTGATTGGTGCCCCCACACCACGATTTGGCAACCACTTCTCCAACACAGCCACTTGGCTGAGCAGGCTGCAGAACATTG AGCGCCGACTGCACACCATGGGCCAGCTGGAGGAGCACCCAAATGAGGTGCAGTACTTCTGGCCCAACCTGCCGGTTCATCCAGTGGTGGACGACCACAAGCCTTTCCTGAACAGGG GGGTTCGAATTCTCCACCTCATCCCCACGCCTTTCCCCTCGGTCTGGCACACCTTCGACGACAACGAGCAGAACCTGGACCGGACATCCATCCAGAACCTCAACAAGATCATGCAGGTGTTTGTGCTGGAGTACTTGGGGAAGTGA